The Lysobacter enzymogenes genome window below encodes:
- the frr gene encoding ribosome recycling factor — MLNDIKKDAQNRMAKSVEAFRHDLTKVRTGRASAALVDHLKVNYHGSEMPLNQVASVQVSDARTLTITPWEKQIVGAVEKAILASDLGLTPNTAGTVIRINLPALTEERRKELTKVVHSESENAKVAIRNIRRDANHQAKELLKDKKVTEDELRGFEGDIQKVTDSAIKDVDGVVKAKEQELMAV; from the coding sequence ATGCTCAACGACATCAAGAAAGACGCACAGAACCGCATGGCCAAGAGCGTGGAAGCGTTCCGCCACGATCTGACCAAGGTCCGCACCGGCCGCGCCTCCGCCGCGCTGGTCGACCACCTGAAGGTCAACTACCACGGTTCGGAGATGCCGTTGAACCAGGTCGCCAGCGTCCAGGTCAGCGACGCGCGCACCCTCACCATCACCCCGTGGGAAAAGCAGATCGTCGGCGCGGTCGAGAAGGCCATCCTCGCCTCCGACCTCGGCCTGACCCCGAACACCGCCGGCACGGTGATCCGCATCAACCTGCCCGCGCTGACCGAAGAACGGCGCAAGGAACTGACCAAGGTCGTGCACAGCGAGAGCGAGAACGCCAAGGTGGCGATCCGCAACATCCGCCGCGACGCCAACCATCAGGCCAAGGAACTGCTCAAGGACAAGAAGGTCACCGAAGACGAGCTGCGCGGCTTCGAAGGCGACATCCAGAAGGTCACCGACAGCGCGATCAAGGACGTCGACGGCGTGGTCAAGGCCAAGGAACAGGAACTGATGGCGGTCTGA
- a CDS encoding M56 family metallopeptidase, which yields MTLQWIGETWLPRLLAAGLQSLFLVAAIVLLVRWLRPSAAVRCWLWWCASLQLLLGALWPAPLELPLLPAQWRQAAEAAAAPAAPQLSPTAQLPFLVTRELATRSEAAAAPAAAPIAIEWLSWPAAFAALWLAGLIVLAALGARSYLRMRRHVAGARDCEHAPALSAYRALGASLGLGRLPPLRVSAQIDSPQLVGPPATVLLPQRQLAQLSDDELAMALHHELTHLRRRDLWWGWVPALARCLFFFHPLAHLIAREYAIAREQACDASVLDSRRYAAHDYGRLLLRLGVAPRPAAALAGASPTYTVLKRRLLMLQNSTSPARLGGIALAAAVALLGLVPYKVTAAAADAAATTAATTVIVAPSISVAASGASTVREDSKVTIHHGKSADGEQRITEINNGDPRVWAVKNGQYFRVYDDGRYEPVRDAATRAHLDGLQRDAAKAEVEAAKAMREADKAMREAGVASGEARAEARRAQAEAARAREEARHDREQALRDAEQARRDAEQAQRDAEQARAEGRRAREEAQREGARAREEAQREGKRAREEGLREAQRAREEAQREGERARAEGQRAREEALRAGERAIAEGRRAREQAVRAGDRAIAEGRRAREQAVRDSEQARRAGEDARRAGEQARRDAQEAQRNGERARLDAEQARRNGALARRDAERARRNDAQARSNDEQARRNDERARRNDEQAQRDADKAQRNAEATGRQAALAAARLRLLASAASQRDIAQAVRETQQAHRDIEQAHREGRIAASDRARLLALADTAQRAARAMGTDATGREAERAVRAMGAAAIGREAERAVRAMGAAAIGREAERAVQAMGADAIGREARRAVQAMDMDAIDREASAAAQAATMQ from the coding sequence ATGACGCTCCAGTGGATCGGCGAAACCTGGTTGCCGCGGCTGCTCGCGGCCGGATTGCAGTCCTTGTTCCTGGTCGCGGCGATCGTGCTGCTGGTGCGCTGGCTGCGGCCGAGCGCGGCGGTGCGCTGCTGGCTGTGGTGGTGCGCGTCGTTGCAGCTGCTGCTCGGCGCGCTGTGGCCGGCGCCGCTGGAACTGCCGCTGTTGCCGGCGCAGTGGCGGCAGGCGGCCGAAGCCGCGGCCGCGCCGGCGGCGCCGCAGCTGTCGCCGACCGCGCAGCTGCCGTTCCTGGTGACGCGCGAGCTGGCCACGCGCAGCGAAGCCGCCGCCGCGCCCGCGGCCGCGCCGATCGCGATCGAATGGCTGTCCTGGCCGGCGGCGTTCGCCGCGTTGTGGCTGGCCGGGCTGATCGTGCTGGCCGCGCTGGGCGCGCGCAGTTACCTGCGCATGCGCCGCCACGTCGCCGGCGCGCGCGATTGCGAACACGCGCCGGCGCTGAGCGCCTACCGCGCGCTCGGCGCCAGCCTCGGCCTGGGCCGGCTGCCGCCGCTGCGGGTGTCGGCGCAGATCGATTCGCCGCAACTGGTCGGCCCGCCGGCGACCGTGCTGCTGCCGCAGCGGCAACTGGCCCAGCTCAGCGACGACGAGCTGGCGATGGCCCTGCACCACGAACTGACCCATCTGCGCCGCCGCGACCTGTGGTGGGGCTGGGTGCCGGCGCTGGCGCGCTGCCTGTTCTTCTTCCATCCGCTCGCCCACCTGATCGCGCGCGAATACGCGATCGCCCGCGAGCAAGCCTGCGACGCGTCCGTGCTCGACAGCCGCCGCTACGCCGCCCACGACTACGGCCGGCTGTTGCTGCGCCTGGGCGTGGCGCCGCGGCCGGCGGCGGCCCTGGCCGGCGCGTCGCCCACCTATACCGTTCTGAAACGGAGATTGCTGATGCTGCAGAACTCGACCTCCCCCGCGCGTCTGGGCGGGATCGCGCTGGCCGCCGCGGTGGCGCTGCTGGGGCTGGTGCCGTACAAGGTCACCGCGGCCGCCGCGGACGCGGCCGCGACCACGGCGGCAACGACGGTGATCGTCGCGCCGTCGATCAGCGTCGCCGCGAGCGGCGCATCGACGGTACGCGAGGATTCCAAGGTCACCATCCACCACGGCAAGTCCGCCGACGGCGAACAGCGCATCACCGAGATCAACAACGGCGATCCGCGCGTGTGGGCGGTCAAGAACGGTCAGTACTTCCGCGTCTACGACGACGGCCGCTACGAGCCGGTGCGCGACGCCGCGACCCGCGCCCATCTGGACGGCCTGCAGCGCGATGCGGCCAAGGCCGAAGTCGAAGCCGCCAAGGCCATGCGCGAGGCCGACAAGGCGATGCGCGAAGCCGGCGTGGCCAGCGGCGAGGCGCGCGCCGAAGCGCGCCGCGCCCAGGCCGAGGCGGCGCGCGCGCGCGAAGAAGCCAGGCACGACCGCGAGCAGGCGCTGCGCGATGCCGAGCAGGCCCGCCGCGACGCCGAGCAGGCCCAGCGCGATGCCGAGCAGGCGCGCGCCGAAGGCCGACGCGCCCGCGAGGAAGCCCAGCGCGAGGGCGCCCGCGCCCGCGAGGAAGCCCAGCGTGAGGGCAAGCGTGCCCGCGAGGAGGGCTTGCGTGAGGCCCAGCGCGCTCGTGAGGAAGCCCAGCGCGAAGGCGAGCGTGCCCGCGCCGAGGGGCAGCGCGCCCGCGAGGAGGCCCTGCGCGCCGGCGAGCGCGCCATCGCCGAAGGGCGACGCGCCCGCGAGCAGGCCGTGCGCGCCGGCGATCGCGCCATCGCCGAAGGGCGACGCGCCCGCGAGCAGGCCGTGCGCGACAGCGAGCAAGCGCGCCGTGCCGGCGAGGACGCGCGCCGCGCCGGCGAGCAGGCCCGCCGCGACGCGCAGGAGGCCCAGCGCAACGGCGAGCGGGCCCGTCTCGACGCGGAACAGGCGCGCCGCAACGGTGCGTTGGCGCGCCGCGATGCGGAGCGGGCCCGGCGCAACGACGCACAAGCACGGAGCAACGACGAGCAGGCCCGCCGCAACGACGAGCGCGCGCGGCGCAACGACGAACAAGCCCAGCGCGATGCCGACAAGGCGCAGCGCAATGCAGAAGCGACCGGCCGCCAGGCCGCGCTCGCCGCCGCGCGCTTGCGACTGCTGGCGTCGGCGGCGTCACAGCGCGATATCGCGCAGGCCGTGCGCGAGACTCAGCAGGCGCATCGCGACATCGAGCAGGCGCATCGCGAGGGCCGCATCGCCGCGTCCGATCGCGCCCGTCTGCTGGCCCTGGCCGACACGGCCCAGCGCGCCGCGCGGGCGATGGGTACGGACGCGACCGGCCGCGAGGCCGAGCGCGCCGTGCGGGCGATGGGTGCGGCCGCGATCGGCCGCGAGGCCGAACGCGCCGTGCGGGCGATGGGTGCGGCTGCGATCGGCCGCGAGGCCGAGCGCGCCGTGCAGGCGATGGGTGCGGACGCGATCGGCCGCGAGGCCCGGCGCGCTGTGCAGGCGATGGATATGGACGCGATCGACCGCGAGGCCAGCGCGGCCGCGCAAGCGGCGACGATGCAATAA
- a CDS encoding cation diffusion facilitator family transporter translates to MHSHSHSHGGHGHHHGPGGHHHGLESGTRAFAVVTLINLAYTALEAGYGFWTNSLALLSDALHNFGDVVGLGLAWGAAVLAKRLPTDRHTYGWRRATLLSPLANSLLLVGFSGALAWEAIRRFDAPPAIPALPVIVVAALGIAVNLGAAWLVRAGHEHDLNRRGAFLHLMADAAVSLAAVLAGAGMWLTGWEWLDPAIALLIGAVVAVGAFGLLRESFNAAMDAVPASIDRREVESLLLAQPGVLAVHHLHIWSLGAGEIAMTAHIVRPDDRDHDVFIDTLNRELDRRFNINHPTLQVEHGSACEHDRHDRAPHGRAAGGRHDHGHGGHDHGDHGHDHGDHDHRHDHSHAGAHACAGHDHAAADHDEAARAADARERELERHDHPRQHSHAPHG, encoded by the coding sequence ATGCACTCGCACAGCCATTCCCACGGCGGCCACGGCCACCACCACGGCCCCGGCGGCCACCACCACGGCCTGGAAAGCGGCACCCGCGCGTTCGCCGTGGTGACCCTGATCAATCTGGCCTACACCGCGCTGGAAGCCGGCTACGGTTTCTGGACCAACTCGCTGGCGCTGCTGTCCGACGCGCTGCACAACTTCGGCGACGTGGTCGGCCTGGGCCTGGCCTGGGGCGCGGCGGTGCTGGCCAAGCGCTTGCCGACCGACCGCCACACCTACGGCTGGCGCCGCGCCACCCTGCTCTCGCCGCTGGCCAATTCGCTGCTGCTGGTCGGCTTCTCCGGCGCGCTGGCGTGGGAAGCGATCCGCCGCTTCGACGCGCCGCCGGCGATTCCGGCGCTGCCGGTGATCGTGGTCGCCGCGCTCGGCATCGCGGTCAATCTCGGCGCGGCGTGGCTGGTGCGCGCCGGCCACGAGCACGATCTCAATCGCCGCGGCGCGTTCCTGCACCTGATGGCCGACGCCGCGGTGTCGCTGGCGGCGGTACTGGCCGGCGCCGGCATGTGGCTGACCGGCTGGGAATGGCTGGATCCGGCGATCGCCCTGCTGATCGGCGCGGTGGTCGCGGTCGGCGCGTTCGGCCTGCTGCGCGAGAGCTTCAACGCGGCGATGGACGCGGTGCCGGCGAGCATCGACCGCCGCGAGGTGGAATCGCTGTTGCTCGCGCAGCCCGGGGTGCTGGCCGTGCATCACCTGCACATCTGGTCGCTGGGCGCGGGCGAGATCGCGATGACCGCGCACATCGTGCGGCCCGACGACCGCGACCACGACGTCTTCATCGACACGCTCAACCGCGAGCTCGACCGCCGCTTCAACATCAACCACCCGACCCTGCAGGTCGAACACGGCAGCGCCTGCGAGCACGACCGCCACGACCGCGCGCCGCACGGGCGCGCCGCAGGCGGCCGCCACGATCATGGCCACGGCGGTCACGATCATGGCGATCACGGCCACGATCACGGCGATCACGATCACCGGCACGACCACAGCCATGCCGGCGCCCACGCCTGCGCCGGCCACGATCACGCCGCCGCCGACCACGACGAGGCCGCCCGCGCCGCCGATGCGCGCGAGCGCGAGCTCGAGCGCCACGACCACCCGCGCCAGCACAGCCACGCCCCGCACGGCTGA
- a CDS encoding BlaI/MecI/CopY family transcriptional regulator yields the protein MARKSIGDQELALLNHISESGDASVGEVAADYGEARGLARSTVLTMMERLRAKAYLRRRKVGGVYRYSTQTPADDVMRSAVGSFVANTLQGSLSPFVAWMSQRADVSDEELAELQGLVADLKARRKED from the coding sequence ATGGCGCGCAAGTCGATCGGCGACCAGGAACTGGCGCTGCTGAACCACATCTCCGAATCCGGCGACGCCTCCGTCGGCGAGGTCGCGGCCGATTACGGCGAGGCGCGCGGGCTGGCCCGTTCGACCGTGCTGACGATGATGGAGCGGCTGCGCGCCAAGGCCTACCTGCGCCGGCGCAAGGTCGGCGGCGTGTACCGCTATTCCACCCAGACCCCGGCCGACGACGTGATGCGTTCGGCGGTCGGCAGCTTCGTCGCCAACACCCTGCAAGGCTCGCTGTCGCCGTTCGTGGCGTGGATGTCGCAGCGCGCCGACGTCAGCGACGAAGAACTGGCCGAGCTGCAAGGCTTGGTCGCCGATCTGAAAGCGCGGCGCAAGGAGGATTGA